A stretch of the Bradyrhizobium arachidis genome encodes the following:
- a CDS encoding ABC transporter ATP-binding protein — translation MTEALLEVTDLIKHYPVRAGVLRRQVGTVHAVDGVSFALAPGETLGLVGESGCGKSTVARSVLRLVEPTSGQIRLRGEDITRLSKTELRPHRRSMQIVFQDPFASLNPRMTAGDIVGEPIAVHGLASGKELEARVAKLFEQVGLRPDQMRNFPHQFSGGQRQRICIARALALEPDLIVCDEPVSALDVSIQAQVINLLIDLQRQHGFSYLFIAHDLAVVAHISHRVAVMYLGRIVEIADKDELFKNPRHPYTQALLASVPIANPHAKRLAPLVDGDVPSPVNPPSGCAFHTRCRFAMDRCKSERPALVDAGGGHQVACLLNEGTGRSP, via the coding sequence ATGACCGAGGCGCTGTTAGAGGTCACCGACCTCATCAAGCACTATCCGGTGCGCGCCGGCGTGCTGCGGCGGCAGGTCGGCACCGTGCATGCGGTCGATGGCGTCAGCTTCGCCCTTGCCCCGGGCGAGACGCTCGGCCTGGTCGGTGAATCCGGCTGCGGCAAGTCGACGGTGGCGCGCAGCGTGTTGCGGCTGGTCGAGCCGACCTCGGGCCAGATCCGGCTGCGCGGCGAGGACATCACCCGCCTCTCAAAGACCGAACTGCGTCCTCACCGCCGCTCGATGCAGATCGTGTTCCAGGATCCTTTTGCCTCGCTCAACCCGCGCATGACCGCCGGCGACATCGTCGGCGAACCGATCGCGGTGCATGGCCTCGCCAGCGGCAAGGAGCTGGAGGCGCGCGTCGCAAAACTGTTCGAGCAGGTGGGGCTGCGGCCCGACCAGATGCGCAATTTTCCGCATCAATTCTCCGGCGGCCAGCGTCAGCGCATCTGCATCGCCCGCGCGCTCGCGCTGGAGCCAGACCTGATCGTCTGCGACGAGCCGGTCTCCGCGCTCGACGTCTCGATCCAGGCGCAGGTCATCAACCTCCTGATCGACCTGCAGCGCCAGCACGGTTTTTCCTATCTCTTCATCGCGCATGACCTTGCGGTGGTCGCCCATATCAGCCACCGCGTCGCGGTGATGTATCTCGGCCGCATCGTCGAGATCGCCGACAAGGACGAGCTGTTCAAGAATCCGCGCCATCCCTACACGCAGGCCCTGCTCGCCTCGGTGCCGATCGCCAATCCGCACGCAAAGCGGCTTGCGCCGCTGGTCGACGGCGACGTGCCGAGCCCGGTCAATCCGCCATCCGGCTGCGCCTTTCACACCCGCTGCCGCTTTGCGATGGACCGCTGCAAGAGCGAGCGGCCGGCGCTGGTGGACGCCGGCGGCGGGCACCAGGTGGCGTGTCTGCTGAATGAGGGAACGGGACGATCACCTTGA
- a CDS encoding acyl-CoA dehydrogenase family protein, which yields MKSPFYTAEHDAFREMMRRFVEKEIEPFAHEWDEAGEFPRALYRKAAEIGLLGLGFPEEYGGIAADQFMKIVASQELARAGAGGVSASLMSHTIGSPPIARAARPDVKARVLPQVLAGEKISALAITEPSGGSDVANLRTKARRDGDHYVVSGEKTFITSGMRADYLTVAVRTGGEGAGGVSLLLIEGNTPGLSRTKLKKMGWWASDTATLHFDECRVPAENRIGEEGQGFKIIMQNFNSERMGMAAGCTGFARVCVDEAIAYARERKTFGKPLAQHQVIRHKIVDMAQKVAASQAMLEMLAWRLEQGESPVAEICMMKNQATQTMAFCASEAVQIFGGAGFMRGIKAERIYREVKVNAIGGGTEEIMKDLASRQMGL from the coding sequence ATGAAGAGCCCGTTCTATACCGCCGAGCACGACGCGTTTCGCGAAATGATGCGCCGCTTTGTCGAGAAGGAGATCGAGCCGTTCGCCCATGAATGGGACGAGGCCGGCGAATTCCCGCGCGCGCTCTATCGCAAGGCGGCGGAGATCGGACTTTTGGGGCTGGGATTCCCCGAGGAATACGGTGGGATCGCCGCCGACCAGTTCATGAAGATCGTGGCCAGCCAGGAGCTGGCGCGGGCCGGTGCCGGCGGCGTCAGCGCCAGCCTGATGAGCCACACCATCGGCTCGCCGCCGATCGCGCGCGCGGCGCGGCCTGATGTGAAGGCAAGAGTGTTGCCGCAGGTTCTCGCCGGCGAAAAAATCTCTGCGCTCGCGATCACCGAGCCGAGCGGCGGCTCCGATGTCGCGAACCTCCGCACCAAGGCGCGCCGCGACGGCGATCACTACGTCGTGAGCGGTGAGAAGACCTTCATCACCTCAGGAATGCGTGCCGACTATCTGACTGTTGCCGTGCGTACCGGAGGCGAGGGCGCTGGCGGCGTCAGCCTGCTCCTGATCGAGGGCAATACGCCCGGACTGTCGCGCACCAAATTGAAGAAGATGGGTTGGTGGGCCTCCGACACCGCGACACTTCACTTTGACGAATGCCGCGTGCCGGCCGAGAACCGGATCGGCGAGGAAGGCCAGGGTTTCAAGATCATCATGCAAAACTTCAACAGCGAGCGCATGGGCATGGCCGCGGGCTGCACCGGCTTTGCGCGCGTCTGCGTCGATGAGGCCATCGCCTATGCCAGGGAGCGCAAGACTTTTGGCAAGCCGCTCGCGCAGCATCAGGTCATCAGGCACAAGATCGTCGACATGGCCCAGAAGGTCGCGGCTTCGCAGGCGATGTTGGAGATGCTGGCCTGGCGGCTGGAGCAGGGCGAAAGCCCGGTCGCCGAAATCTGCATGATGAAGAACCAGGCGACGCAGACCATGGCATTCTGCGCCTCGGAAGCGGTGCAGATCTTCGGCGGCGCCGGCTTCATGCGCGGCATCAAGGCCGAGCGCATCTACCGCGAAGTCAAGGTCAACGCCATCGGCGGCGGCACCGAGGAGATCATGAAGGATCTGGCGTCGCGGCAGATGGGGTTGTGA
- a CDS encoding acyl-CoA dehydrogenase family protein — MLFTADHDDIRRSLQKFIAGEINPHVDEWEKADIFPAHELFKKMGSLGFLGLNKPVEFGGSGLDYSYALMMAEELGAITCGGVPMAIGVQTDMATPALARFGSDEVRREFLSPSIAGDFVACIGVSEPGAGSDVASIKTNARSDGDDYVINGGKMWITNGTQADWICLLANTGDGPVHRNKSLICVPMKSRGVTVARKLDKMGMRSSDTAQIFFDNVRVPKRNRIGEEGKGFTYQMIQFQEERLWGAAACLKAHEYIINETIEYTRNRKAFGQSILDNQVVHFKLAEMQTEVELLRALIYRAAEQLVAGEDVTRLATMAKLKAGRLGRELTDACLQYWGGMGFTNETPVSRAYRDSRLTSIGGGADEVMLMVLCKMMGTLPGSKGNS; from the coding sequence ATGCTCTTTACCGCCGACCACGACGACATCCGCCGCTCCTTGCAAAAGTTCATCGCGGGCGAGATCAATCCTCATGTCGATGAATGGGAGAAGGCCGACATTTTTCCGGCGCATGAGCTGTTCAAGAAGATGGGCAGCCTCGGCTTCCTCGGCCTGAACAAGCCGGTCGAGTTCGGCGGCTCCGGCCTCGATTATTCCTACGCACTGATGATGGCGGAGGAGCTGGGCGCCATCACCTGCGGCGGCGTGCCGATGGCGATCGGGGTGCAGACCGACATGGCGACGCCGGCGCTGGCGCGCTTCGGGTCGGACGAGGTGCGGCGCGAATTTCTTAGCCCCTCCATCGCCGGCGATTTCGTCGCCTGCATCGGCGTCTCCGAGCCCGGCGCGGGCTCGGACGTTGCTTCGATCAAGACCAATGCGCGTTCTGATGGCGACGATTACGTCATCAATGGCGGCAAGATGTGGATCACCAACGGCACGCAGGCCGACTGGATCTGCCTGCTCGCCAACACCGGCGACGGGCCCGTTCACCGCAACAAGTCGCTGATCTGCGTGCCCATGAAGAGCAGGGGCGTCACGGTCGCGCGCAAGCTCGACAAGATGGGCATGCGCTCGTCCGACACCGCACAGATCTTCTTCGACAATGTCCGCGTGCCCAAGCGCAACCGGATCGGCGAGGAGGGCAAGGGCTTCACCTACCAGATGATCCAGTTCCAGGAGGAGCGGCTCTGGGGCGCGGCCGCCTGCCTCAAGGCGCACGAATACATCATCAATGAGACCATCGAATACACCCGCAACCGCAAGGCCTTTGGCCAGAGCATCCTCGACAACCAGGTCGTACACTTCAAGCTGGCGGAGATGCAGACCGAGGTCGAGCTGCTGCGCGCGCTGATCTATCGTGCCGCCGAACAGTTGGTTGCCGGCGAGGATGTGACGCGGCTTGCGACCATGGCCAAGCTCAAAGCCGGCCGGCTGGGGCGCGAGCTCACTGATGCCTGCTTGCAATATTGGGGCGGCATGGGCTTTACCAACGAGACGCCGGTCAGCCGTGCCTATCGCGACAGCCGCCTGACCTCGATCGGCGGCGGCGCGGATGAGGTCATGCTGATGGTCCTCTGCAAGATGATGGGAACGCTGCCCGGCAGCAAAGGAAATTCTTGA
- a CDS encoding acetyl-CoA carboxylase biotin carboxylase subunit, whose product MRNGSVQHRAFFKVLVANRGEIALRVMRSARRLGLGVVAVYSDADRDALHVRQADQAVRIGEALPAQSYLNIPAIIDAAKASGADAVHPGYGFLAENEEFAKACKDAGLVFIGPSPQAILAMGNKAGAKEIMRKAGVPIVPGYQGADQGAEVMLAEAKKIGFPVMIKAVAGGGGRGMRLVNDAASFPDALRSARSEAKAAFGDGSVILERAIQNPRHIEIQVFGDINGNAIHLGERDCSVQRRHQKLIEEAPSPAVTSELRARMGEVAVAAVKALHYEGAGTLEFLLDEHGEFYFMEMNTRLQVEHPVTEAITGLDLVELQLRVARGEPLPVKQQDITFSGHAIEVRLCSEDATHDFMPQSGRMARWQVPNDIRVEHALLSGSEIPPFYDSMIAKVISHGATREEARGRLIVGLEQLVAFGVTTNQAFLMSCLRHSGFARGEATTAFIGAHRDELLAPRKDGASDTALAGLLLYVTNPNAPSWRSGRSLAATFPLPVQIEIDGKAHELEVTRERDGSYVVAIGEQTHTFEIGQLDPDTIRFRHDGVMDTAKFYRDGDRLYVQHRGLPLAATDLTLAPPKAAAANGGDGKVRAAMNGRVVAVLVKPGDRVTAGQPVMTLEAMKMEHVHKAGIDGVIAAIDVAEGEQVTTGRIVVEIGAG is encoded by the coding sequence ATGAGGAACGGATCAGTGCAGCATCGGGCGTTCTTCAAGGTTTTGGTCGCCAACCGCGGCGAGATCGCGCTCCGCGTGATGCGCAGTGCGCGCCGGCTCGGGCTCGGCGTCGTCGCGGTCTATTCGGACGCCGACCGCGACGCGCTTCATGTGCGGCAGGCCGACCAGGCCGTGCGCATTGGCGAGGCGCTGCCGGCGCAGTCCTATCTCAATATTCCTGCGATCATCGACGCGGCGAAGGCGAGCGGCGCAGATGCCGTGCATCCCGGCTACGGCTTCCTCGCCGAGAACGAGGAGTTTGCAAAGGCTTGCAAGGATGCTGGCCTCGTCTTCATCGGTCCGTCGCCGCAGGCGATTTTGGCGATGGGTAACAAGGCCGGCGCCAAGGAGATCATGAGGAAGGCCGGCGTCCCTATCGTCCCCGGCTATCAGGGTGCCGATCAAGGCGCCGAAGTCATGCTCGCGGAGGCCAAGAAGATCGGCTTCCCCGTGATGATCAAGGCCGTCGCCGGCGGTGGCGGCCGCGGCATGCGGCTCGTGAACGACGCGGCGTCGTTTCCCGATGCGCTGCGCAGCGCGCGCTCCGAGGCCAAGGCCGCGTTCGGCGATGGCAGCGTCATCCTCGAACGCGCCATCCAGAACCCGCGCCACATCGAGATCCAGGTGTTCGGCGATATCAACGGCAACGCCATTCATCTCGGCGAGCGCGATTGCTCGGTGCAGCGCCGGCACCAGAAGCTGATTGAGGAGGCGCCGTCACCCGCGGTCACGTCGGAACTGCGCGCGAGAATGGGCGAGGTCGCAGTCGCCGCCGTCAAGGCACTGCACTATGAGGGCGCCGGCACGCTGGAATTTTTGCTCGACGAACACGGCGAGTTCTACTTCATGGAGATGAATACGCGTCTCCAGGTCGAGCATCCCGTGACGGAAGCCATCACCGGGCTCGACCTCGTCGAGCTGCAGTTGCGCGTCGCGCGCGGCGAACCGTTACCCGTCAAGCAGCAGGACATCACCTTCTCGGGCCACGCCATCGAGGTGCGGCTCTGCTCGGAAGACGCTACGCATGATTTCATGCCGCAATCCGGCCGCATGGCGCGCTGGCAGGTGCCGAACGACATCCGCGTCGAGCACGCGCTGCTATCAGGGTCGGAAATCCCGCCATTCTACGATTCCATGATCGCAAAAGTCATCAGCCATGGCGCCACGCGCGAGGAAGCGCGGGGGCGGCTCATCGTCGGCCTGGAGCAGCTCGTGGCCTTCGGCGTCACCACCAACCAGGCGTTCTTGATGTCGTGCCTGCGTCATTCCGGCTTTGCGCGCGGCGAGGCGACCACGGCCTTCATCGGTGCGCATCGCGACGAGCTGCTGGCGCCGCGCAAGGATGGTGCGTCCGACACAGCGCTTGCGGGCCTCCTGCTCTATGTCACCAATCCCAATGCTCCGTCGTGGCGCAGCGGGCGGAGCCTGGCGGCGACCTTCCCGCTGCCGGTGCAGATCGAAATCGATGGCAAGGCGCACGAGCTGGAAGTGACGCGCGAACGCGACGGCAGCTATGTCGTCGCGATTGGCGAACAGACGCACACATTCGAGATCGGCCAGCTCGATCCGGACACCATCCGCTTCCGCCACGACGGCGTGATGGACACTGCAAAATTCTATCGCGACGGCGACCGGCTCTACGTCCAGCATCGCGGCCTGCCGCTCGCGGCAACCGACCTCACGCTTGCCCCGCCAAAGGCGGCGGCTGCCAATGGTGGCGACGGAAAGGTGCGTGCCGCCATGAACGGCCGCGTCGTCGCTGTCCTCGTCAAGCCCGGCGACCGCGTGACCGCGGGCCAGCCGGTCATGACGCTGGAAGCGATGAAGATGGAGCACGTCCACAAGGCTGGCATCGACGGCGTCATCGCGGCGATCGACGTCGCCGAGGGCGAGCAGGTGACCACGGGCAGGATCGTGGTGGAGATCGGGGCGGGGTAG
- a CDS encoding AraC family transcriptional regulator yields MEDKGRESDHLMLITPERVFYAGLLGRPRQRCPGSCHVYVALKGGLHLTTDDGESHGDILVTLPNQRHTITSDYRTVVSVTLEPESMPDGTLEALAERLTGPDKAFHARKILAAYELLRQRRYGNIGNAEFDEMCFGEALPRRTLDPRVTRAVARIGRFSGEPVTADSCAAEAGLSASRFLHLFKEETGISFRSFRAWKRARHLLHFANQDLNLAHLAQDIGYPDSTHFSHSIRRFYGLKPRAIFVGSRDLAIYRSGETTVKELAEAS; encoded by the coding sequence ATGGAAGATAAGGGTCGCGAATCCGACCATCTGATGCTGATTACACCCGAGCGCGTGTTCTACGCCGGCCTGCTAGGCCGCCCGCGCCAGCGCTGCCCCGGCTCGTGCCACGTCTATGTGGCGCTGAAGGGCGGCCTGCATCTGACCACCGATGATGGCGAGAGCCACGGCGACATCCTCGTCACCCTGCCGAACCAGCGGCACACCATCACCAGCGACTATCGCACCGTCGTCAGCGTGACGCTCGAGCCGGAAAGCATGCCCGATGGAACGCTGGAGGCGCTCGCCGAACGGCTGACCGGACCGGACAAGGCGTTCCACGCCCGAAAGATCCTTGCCGCCTATGAGCTGCTGCGCCAGCGCCGCTATGGCAACATTGGCAATGCCGAGTTTGACGAGATGTGCTTTGGCGAGGCGTTGCCGCGCCGCACGCTCGACCCGCGCGTGACGCGGGCCGTCGCGCGCATCGGTCGCTTCTCAGGTGAGCCGGTGACGGCCGATAGTTGCGCTGCGGAAGCCGGCCTCTCGGCCTCGCGCTTCCTGCATCTGTTCAAGGAGGAGACCGGCATCTCCTTCCGCTCATTCCGGGCCTGGAAGCGTGCGCGCCATCTGCTGCACTTCGCCAATCAGGACCTCAACCTCGCCCATCTCGCGCAGGACATCGGCTATCCCGATTCCACCCATTTCAGCCACTCGATCCGCCGCTTCTACGGCTTGAAGCCGCGCGCGATCTTCGTCGGCTCGCGCGACCTTGCGATCTATCGCAGTGGCGAAACGACGGTGAAGGAGCTTGCGGAAGCAAGCTAA
- a CDS encoding long-chain fatty acid--CoA ligase encodes MPVRYYDWIAHHSRRTPDKTAVLDLASGRRFTYFEFNDRIARLATHLRDALKVSRGDRVAVLALNTTDTLEVQFACGRLGAVFLPLNTRLTVPELQFIASDASPKVMIYDTDLAETALSVATLCNVASALLLGPGGSYEAGIAAGKPLARAEDVTLDDISTIMYTSGTTGHPKGAIITHGMTFWNCVNLGGPAYINPSTVLLTVLPLFHTGGLNCYTNPALHAGGTVLIMRAFDPGQTLQLIGDPAQGINVFFGVPAIYQFMAQHPAFATTDLSRLIIGGVGGAPMPVPMLKAWEARGVALQQGYGMTETSPSVLVLDREDAARKAGSAGKPVLHTEVRIVRPDGSDADIGELGELWVRGPNVTPGYWNRPEANKSSFTDGWLHTGDATRVDEQGFYYIVDRWKDMYISGGENVYPAEVENVLHQLGAIAEAAVIGIPDAQWGEVGMAIVAVKPGQKLSETDVMTHCAANLARFKCPRQVRFVDALPRNATGKIHKPTLRKEFSVTSEVDKAKATDA; translated from the coding sequence TTGCCCGTTCGCTACTACGACTGGATCGCCCATCACAGCCGCCGCACACCTGACAAGACCGCGGTCCTCGACCTCGCAAGCGGACGCCGCTTCACCTATTTTGAGTTCAACGATCGCATCGCACGTCTCGCGACGCATCTGCGCGATGCCCTAAAGGTCTCGCGCGGCGATCGCGTCGCAGTGCTCGCGCTCAACACGACCGATACGCTGGAGGTGCAGTTCGCCTGCGGACGGCTCGGCGCCGTCTTCCTGCCGCTGAACACCCGTCTCACGGTGCCCGAGTTGCAGTTCATCGCGAGCGACGCCTCGCCCAAGGTGATGATTTACGACACCGATCTCGCCGAGACGGCGCTTAGCGTCGCAACGCTCTGCAACGTCGCCTCCGCGCTGCTGCTCGGCCCCGGTGGCTCCTATGAGGCCGGCATCGCTGCGGGGAAGCCGCTCGCGCGCGCCGAGGACGTCACGCTCGATGACATCTCGACCATCATGTACACGTCGGGTACCACGGGTCATCCCAAGGGAGCGATCATCACCCATGGCATGACGTTCTGGAACTGCGTCAATCTCGGCGGCCCGGCCTATATCAATCCGTCTACCGTGCTGCTGACCGTGCTGCCGCTGTTCCACACCGGCGGGCTCAACTGCTACACCAACCCCGCGCTTCATGCCGGCGGCACCGTGCTGATCATGCGTGCTTTCGATCCCGGACAGACGCTGCAACTGATTGGCGATCCCGCGCAAGGCATCAACGTGTTCTTCGGCGTGCCCGCGATCTACCAGTTCATGGCGCAGCATCCGGCCTTTGCGACCACCGATCTCAGCCGGCTCATCATTGGCGGCGTCGGCGGCGCGCCGATGCCGGTGCCGATGCTGAAAGCCTGGGAAGCGCGCGGCGTCGCACTCCAGCAGGGTTACGGCATGACCGAGACCTCGCCATCCGTGCTGGTGCTCGATCGCGAGGATGCGGCGCGCAAGGCCGGCTCGGCCGGCAAGCCGGTGCTTCATACGGAAGTGCGAATCGTCCGTCCCGATGGCAGCGACGCCGACATCGGCGAGCTCGGCGAGCTCTGGGTTCGGGGCCCGAACGTCACGCCCGGCTACTGGAACAGGCCGGAAGCCAACAAATCATCCTTCACCGATGGCTGGCTGCACACGGGCGACGCCACCCGCGTCGACGAACAGGGTTTTTACTACATCGTCGACCGCTGGAAGGACATGTACATCTCCGGCGGCGAGAACGTGTACCCGGCCGAGGTCGAGAACGTCCTGCATCAGCTCGGCGCCATTGCGGAGGCCGCGGTGATCGGCATTCCCGACGCGCAATGGGGCGAGGTCGGCATGGCCATCGTCGCAGTCAAGCCCGGCCAAAAGCTGAGCGAGACCGACGTCATGACGCACTGCGCGGCCAATCTCGCGCGCTTCAAATGCCCGCGCCAGGTCCGCTTCGTCGACGCGCTGCCGCGCAATGCCACCGGCAAGATCCACAAGCCGACCCTGCGCAAGGAATTTTCCGTGACGTCCGAAGTGGACAAGGCAAAGGCCACGGACGCCTGA
- a CDS encoding 3-keto-5-aminohexanoate cleavage protein, with protein sequence MSDKAVITCALNGVLTDPKQHNVPVTPEQMAREARAAFDAGASIMHIHLRQQAPNKGHLPSWEVSVSKEIQQAIREACPGVIINHTSGVSGPNYSGALDCIRETRPEIAACNAGSLNYLKVKADNTWAWPPMMFDNAVEKVKDYLDVMNAVGTIPEFECFDVGIVRCVGMYTQVGMYKGPLEYNFVMGVASGMPSDPELLPILIKLKRPEAHFQVTAIGREEIWPLHQRCADLGGHLRTGLEDTFYLADGRKVTSNGQLIEAVAACARRAGREIASPAEARKIFGTNR encoded by the coding sequence ATGAGCGACAAGGCCGTCATCACCTGCGCGCTGAACGGCGTGCTCACCGATCCCAAGCAGCACAACGTGCCGGTCACGCCGGAACAGATGGCGCGTGAGGCCAGGGCCGCGTTCGACGCCGGCGCTAGCATCATGCACATCCATCTGCGCCAGCAGGCGCCGAACAAGGGACACCTGCCGTCCTGGGAGGTCAGCGTCAGCAAGGAGATCCAGCAGGCGATCCGCGAAGCCTGCCCCGGCGTGATCATCAACCACACCTCGGGTGTCTCAGGTCCGAACTACTCTGGCGCGCTGGATTGCATCCGCGAGACCAGGCCGGAGATCGCGGCCTGCAACGCCGGCTCGCTGAACTATCTGAAGGTCAAGGCCGACAACACATGGGCCTGGCCGCCGATGATGTTCGACAACGCGGTCGAGAAGGTGAAGGACTATCTCGACGTCATGAACGCGGTCGGCACCATTCCCGAGTTCGAATGCTTTGACGTCGGCATCGTCCGCTGCGTCGGCATGTACACCCAGGTCGGCATGTACAAGGGGCCGCTGGAATACAACTTCGTCATGGGCGTCGCCTCCGGCATGCCGTCTGATCCCGAGCTATTGCCGATCCTGATCAAGCTGAAGCGCCCCGAGGCGCATTTTCAGGTCACCGCGATCGGGCGCGAAGAAATCTGGCCGCTGCATCAGCGCTGCGCCGATCTCGGCGGCCACCTGCGCACCGGGCTGGAGGACACTTTCTATCTCGCCGACGGCAGGAAGGTGACCTCGAACGGCCAGCTCATCGAAGCCGTCGCCGCCTGCGCAAGGCGCGCGGGCCGCGAGATCGCGAGCCCGGCAGAAGCGCGGAAGATCTTTGGGACGAATCGGTAG
- a CDS encoding acyl-CoA carboxylase subunit beta: MSIIENTISPGGAAYQANRDGMLGLIDRMRTLEERTRAASAAAKDRFHKRGQLLPRERVALVLDPGAPFIELSTLAGYMFDVPDPNKSVPGGGVVAGIGFVSGVRCMVSASDAGIDAGALQPYGLDKTLRVQELALENKLPYVQLVESAGANLLRYRVEDFVRGGNIFRNLARLSAAGLPVVTVTHGSSTAGGAYQTGLSDYIVMVRGRTRAFLAGPPLLKAATGEVATEEELGGAEMHTSISGLGDYLAEDDRDGLRIAREIMAALEWDRPGRAAAQFKPPRYDQDELLGIMPMDHKRPVDMKQVIARIVDDSDFTEMAPNYGPATVCGHARIEGQAIGIITNNGPLDPAGANKATHFIQACCQTRTPILYLNNTTGYMVGKAYEEAGMIKHGSKMIQAVTSATVPQITIYCGASFGAGNYGMCGRGFHPRFCFSWPNAKTAVMGGEQAAETMAIVTEAAAARRGKPIEKEKLEAMKAQIVGVFDGQMDVFSTSARVLDDGVIDPRDTRATLAEVLSICREGDVRAPQRMQFSVARP, translated from the coding sequence ATGTCCATCATCGAAAATACCATCTCCCCCGGCGGTGCGGCCTACCAGGCCAACCGCGACGGCATGCTGGGACTGATCGACCGGATGCGCACGCTGGAAGAGCGCACGCGCGCGGCATCTGCCGCCGCAAAAGATCGCTTCCACAAGCGCGGCCAACTCCTGCCGCGCGAACGCGTTGCGCTGGTGCTCGATCCCGGTGCTCCCTTTATCGAGCTCTCGACGCTCGCCGGCTACATGTTCGACGTGCCGGATCCGAACAAGAGCGTGCCCGGTGGCGGCGTCGTCGCCGGCATTGGTTTCGTCTCCGGTGTCCGCTGCATGGTGAGCGCGAGTGACGCCGGCATCGACGCCGGCGCGCTGCAGCCTTACGGCCTCGACAAGACGCTGCGGGTGCAGGAGCTCGCGCTGGAGAACAAGCTGCCTTACGTGCAGCTGGTCGAGAGCGCCGGCGCCAATCTCTTGCGCTACCGCGTCGAGGATTTCGTTCGCGGCGGCAACATCTTTCGCAATCTTGCGCGGCTGTCGGCGGCGGGCCTGCCCGTCGTCACGGTGACGCACGGCTCCTCCACCGCGGGCGGCGCCTATCAGACCGGCCTGTCCGATTACATCGTGATGGTGCGCGGCCGCACGCGCGCCTTCCTCGCCGGACCGCCGCTGCTGAAAGCCGCCACCGGCGAGGTCGCGACCGAAGAAGAGCTCGGCGGTGCCGAGATGCATACGTCGATCTCGGGCCTCGGCGATTATCTCGCCGAGGACGACCGTGATGGCTTGCGTATCGCCCGTGAGATCATGGCGGCATTGGAGTGGGACCGGCCGGGCAGGGCAGCCGCGCAGTTCAAGCCGCCGCGTTACGACCAGGACGAGTTGCTCGGCATCATGCCAATGGACCACAAGCGTCCCGTCGACATGAAGCAGGTGATCGCGCGCATCGTCGACGATTCCGATTTCACCGAGATGGCGCCGAATTACGGCCCCGCCACCGTCTGCGGCCATGCCCGCATCGAGGGACAGGCGATCGGCATCATCACCAATAACGGCCCGCTTGATCCGGCCGGCGCCAACAAGGCGACGCATTTCATCCAGGCCTGCTGCCAGACCCGCACGCCAATCCTCTATCTCAACAACACAACGGGCTACATGGTCGGCAAAGCCTATGAAGAGGCCGGCATGATCAAGCATGGCTCAAAGATGATCCAGGCGGTGACTTCGGCGACGGTGCCGCAGATCACGATCTATTGCGGCGCGTCCTTCGGCGCTGGCAATTACGGCATGTGCGGGCGCGGCTTTCATCCACGCTTCTGCTTCTCCTGGCCCAATGCGAAAACCGCCGTGATGGGCGGCGAGCAGGCCGCCGAGACCATGGCGATCGTGACGGAGGCCGCCGCCGCACGCCGCGGCAAGCCGATCGAGAAGGAGAAGCTCGAGGCCATGAAGGCGCAGATCGTCGGCGTGTTCGACGGCCAGATGGACGTATTCTCGACCAGCGCGCGCGTGCTCGACGACGGCGTGATCGATCCGCGCGACACCCGCGCGACCCTCGCCGAGGTGCTTTCGATCTGCCGCGAAGGCGACGTCCGCGCGCCCCAGCGCATGCAATTCTCGGTGGCCCGCCCATGA
- a CDS encoding glutathione S-transferase family protein produces the protein MITLYHCDGARSFRPLWMLEEMGLPYELKMLPFPPRVFAKEYLAINPLGTIPFMIDGETRMTESSGICHYLGTKYAPTPLMVDVEDPAYGTFLNWMYFSDATLTFPQTLVLRYTQLEPEERRNPQVAGDYAKWFLGRLRAVEAATANAETLCAGRFTAADIVIGYALRLAENIGLAKDFGPNVAAYWARLQQRDGFKRAVAAERRAGVDQNVAPRVRA, from the coding sequence ATGATCACGCTCTATCATTGCGACGGTGCACGCTCCTTCCGCCCGCTCTGGATGCTGGAGGAGATGGGGCTGCCGTATGAGTTGAAGATGCTGCCGTTCCCGCCGCGGGTGTTCGCCAAGGAGTATCTCGCGATCAATCCGCTCGGCACCATTCCCTTTATGATCGATGGCGAGACCAGGATGACGGAGTCATCTGGCATCTGCCACTATCTCGGTACCAAATACGCGCCGACGCCGCTGATGGTGGACGTCGAGGATCCCGCTTATGGCACGTTCCTGAACTGGATGTATTTCAGCGATGCCACATTGACCTTCCCGCAAACCCTGGTGCTCCGCTACACCCAGCTCGAGCCGGAGGAGCGGCGCAATCCGCAGGTCGCCGGTGACTATGCAAAATGGTTCCTGGGACGCCTGCGCGCCGTCGAGGCAGCGACTGCGAATGCCGAAACATTGTGCGCCGGTCGTTTCACCGCCGCCGACATCGTGATCGGCTACGCACTCCGCCTCGCGGAAAATATCGGCCTCGCCAAGGACTTTGGGCCAAATGTCGCAGCCTATTGGGCACGCCTCCAACAGCGCGACGGCTTTAAGCGCGCGGTCGCCGCGGAACGTAGGGCCGGAGTGGACCAAAACGTGGCGCCGAGGGTGAGGGCGTAG